A part of Marinobacter psychrophilus genomic DNA contains:
- a CDS encoding insulinase family protein: MAATSDNAMHPAFEKIRSHHIGTLNLDVEEYRHIKTGARHLHMAADNDENVFFVALRTFPMDSSGVAHILEHTALCGSERYPVRDPFFMMIRRSLNTFMNAFTSSDWTAYPFASMNRKDFDNLLDVYLDSVFFSKLDKLDFAQEGHRLEFDKPEDPTSDLVYRGVVYNEMKGAMSSATSQLWQNLSSHLFPTTTYHYNSGGEPDHITDLSYDDLLAFYKHHYHPSNAIFATYGNIPAVEHQERFEELVLKRFDKLDVKLPVYDEKRMFAPLRVEQAYAVNEGEPTEAKTHIVMGWLLGHSFDLEENLEGQLLSSVLLDNSASPLMRALETTDLGQAPSPLCGLEDSNREMTFVCGIEGSEPEQQHALEQLIEDTLKKVVEDGVSSERLEAILHQLELHQREISGDGFPYGLQLIMSAISPMVHGGDPVDLLDLEPVLARLREKIQDPQFVPNLIRRKLLDNPHRVTLTLRPDDKLEGLRTESIRAALAQRKAKLSDEETAQIVERAQALESRQTRKDDDSILPKVDLTDVPLQMPEPEGRFDGDLSATVYARGTNGLVYQQVVLPLPSLNEEELALMPYYTTLISEVGCGELDYLQMQDRISAETGGISASFVSKGKIDDVQDMSGYLVFSGKALARNSDALARLLKDVYSNARFDETGRIAEIIAQIRARREQAVTGSGHALAMSAAAQGMSSGAWLSFRLGGLEAIRRTKSLDKSLKEPSELKAFCQKLADLHQKVGKQSRQFLLIGEDEQLQTMLDDVKSLWQNAESAPDTPWRMEPVNYITNEAWLTSTQVNFCAKAYPTVAIDHPDAAALTVLGGFLRNGYLHRAIREKGGAYGGGAAQDSVNGTFKFFSYRDPRLADTLADFDKALEWLVETDHSYQDLEESILGVIGQLDKPHSPAGAARHAFHSALFGRSAEQRGRFRERVLATTIDDLKRVAAAWLAPEKASTAVVTSADNRALVEQLGLAVQEL; the protein is encoded by the coding sequence ATGGCTGCAACATCTGATAACGCAATGCACCCGGCGTTTGAAAAAATCCGTTCCCACCACATCGGCACCCTGAATCTGGATGTTGAAGAGTATCGCCATATCAAGACGGGCGCGCGCCACCTGCACATGGCTGCAGATAACGACGAAAACGTGTTCTTTGTGGCTTTGCGTACGTTCCCGATGGACTCATCCGGCGTGGCTCACATCCTCGAGCATACCGCACTGTGCGGCAGCGAGCGTTATCCGGTCCGCGATCCGTTCTTTATGATGATTCGCCGATCGCTGAATACCTTTATGAACGCCTTCACCAGCAGCGACTGGACCGCATACCCGTTTGCCAGCATGAACCGCAAGGATTTTGACAACCTGCTGGACGTGTATCTGGACTCGGTGTTTTTTTCCAAGCTGGATAAACTGGATTTTGCCCAGGAAGGCCACCGCTTGGAGTTCGACAAGCCGGAGGATCCAACCAGCGATCTGGTCTATCGCGGTGTGGTTTACAACGAGATGAAGGGCGCTATGAGTTCGGCCACGTCTCAACTATGGCAGAATCTGTCCAGTCATCTGTTTCCCACCACGACCTACCATTACAACAGCGGTGGCGAGCCGGATCACATTACCGATTTGTCCTATGACGACCTGTTAGCGTTCTACAAACACCATTACCACCCCAGCAACGCGATTTTTGCGACCTACGGCAATATTCCGGCCGTTGAGCATCAGGAGCGTTTCGAAGAGCTGGTGCTCAAGCGTTTTGACAAGCTGGATGTAAAACTGCCGGTTTACGATGAAAAACGCATGTTCGCGCCGCTGCGGGTTGAGCAGGCTTATGCGGTGAACGAGGGCGAACCAACAGAGGCTAAGACCCACATTGTGATGGGCTGGCTGTTAGGCCACAGTTTTGACTTGGAAGAAAACTTGGAAGGCCAGTTGTTGTCTTCGGTGTTACTGGATAACAGCGCGTCACCGCTAATGCGCGCTTTGGAAACCACCGATCTGGGCCAGGCGCCTTCGCCTTTGTGCGGGCTGGAAGACTCCAACCGTGAAATGACGTTCGTGTGCGGTATAGAAGGCAGCGAGCCCGAGCAGCAACATGCGCTTGAGCAGCTGATTGAAGATACCTTGAAGAAGGTTGTTGAAGACGGCGTTAGCAGTGAACGATTGGAAGCGATTTTGCACCAGTTGGAATTGCACCAGCGCGAAATTTCCGGTGACGGTTTCCCCTACGGTCTGCAGCTGATTATGTCCGCCATTTCGCCAATGGTGCACGGCGGTGACCCGGTGGATCTGCTTGATCTGGAGCCGGTTCTGGCTCGTCTGCGGGAGAAAATTCAGGACCCACAGTTTGTGCCGAACCTGATTCGTCGCAAGTTGCTGGACAACCCGCATAGGGTAACCTTGACCCTGCGCCCGGACGACAAGCTGGAAGGCCTGCGTACCGAGTCTATTCGTGCGGCCCTGGCGCAGCGTAAGGCCAAGCTGAGCGACGAAGAAACAGCACAGATCGTTGAGCGCGCCCAAGCCCTTGAAAGCCGCCAAACCCGCAAAGACGACGATTCCATTCTGCCAAAAGTGGATTTGACCGATGTGCCCCTGCAGATGCCGGAGCCAGAAGGTCGTTTTGATGGCGACCTGTCGGCCACGGTCTATGCCCGCGGTACCAACGGATTGGTTTATCAACAGGTGGTATTGCCACTGCCGTCGTTGAATGAAGAAGAGCTGGCGCTGATGCCTTATTACACCACGCTGATTTCAGAAGTGGGCTGTGGTGAGCTGGATTACCTGCAGATGCAGGACCGCATCTCCGCAGAGACCGGTGGCATTTCGGCCAGCTTTGTCAGCAAGGGCAAGATTGACGATGTGCAGGATATGTCTGGCTATCTGGTGTTCAGCGGCAAGGCTCTGGCGCGCAACAGTGACGCATTGGCGCGTTTGCTGAAAGACGTTTACAGCAACGCCCGTTTTGATGAAACCGGCCGTATTGCGGAAATTATTGCCCAGATTCGCGCCCGTCGTGAGCAAGCCGTTACTGGCAGTGGTCATGCTTTGGCCATGAGCGCTGCGGCCCAGGGCATGAGCTCGGGCGCTTGGTTGAGTTTCCGTCTGGGCGGGCTGGAAGCCATTCGCCGCACCAAATCATTGGATAAATCTCTGAAAGAGCCGTCCGAACTGAAGGCGTTTTGCCAAAAGCTGGCGGATTTGCATCAGAAGGTGGGTAAGCAAAGCCGCCAGTTCCTGTTGATTGGTGAAGACGAGCAACTGCAGACGATGTTGGACGACGTGAAAAGCCTGTGGCAAAACGCGGAGTCTGCGCCAGACACCCCGTGGCGCATGGAGCCGGTGAATTACATCACCAATGAAGCCTGGCTGACGTCAACCCAGGTGAACTTCTGCGCCAAGGCCTATCCCACGGTGGCGATTGATCACCCGGATGCGGCCGCGTTGACGGTGCTGGGCGGATTCTTGCGTAACGGTTATTTACACCGTGCCATTCGCGAAAAAGGCGGTGCTTACGGCGGCGGTGCAGCGCAGGACAGCGTGAACGGTACGTTCAAGTTTTTCTCTTACCGCGACCCGCGCCTGGCCGATACCCTGGCGGACTTTGACAAGGCTCTGGAGTGGTTGGTTGAAACCGATCACAGCTATCAGGATTTGGAAGAGTCTATTCTGGGCGTGATCGGCCAGCTGGACAAACCCCACTCGCCGGCCGGCGCAGCGCGCCATGCGTTTCACAGTGCGTTGTTTGGCCGCAGCGCCGAGCAGCGTGGGCGTTTCCGCGAGCGCGTTCTTGCGACCACAATTGACGACCTGAAACGGGTGGCTGCAGCTTGGTTGGCGCCAGAAAAAGCCAGCACTGCGGTGGTCACTAGCGCCGACAATCGCGCGCTGGTAGAACAGTTAGGGCTGGCTGTTCAGGAGCTGTAA
- a CDS encoding 6-carboxytetrahydropterin synthase, which yields MNHLFVDNLTVIDFAYLDATRGLVGESWIADIVLGGELDEQGMVFDFSHVKRVIKQVIDAQVDHRLVVPKGHPGLLRNDQTPQHFVWPLTNGEQIAHTGPDEAVLWLAGDTVTKAAVATLLEHELKAVLPKNVISVDVHLREEVLEGPYYHYVHGLKKHLGNCQRIAHGHRSPICIHRNEQRDTALEALWAKLWKDTYVGTEEDVSRRFVDDHGTEYIHFEYEANQGEFALTLPASRVYMMDTDTTVELIAGHIADQLKQEFPEDSIRVKAYEGVGKGGMASR from the coding sequence ATGAATCACCTGTTTGTAGACAACCTCACCGTCATCGACTTCGCCTACCTGGACGCAACCCGCGGCTTAGTGGGTGAAAGCTGGATTGCCGATATTGTTCTGGGCGGCGAGCTGGACGAACAGGGCATGGTGTTCGATTTTTCACACGTTAAACGGGTGATCAAGCAGGTGATCGACGCCCAGGTAGACCACCGCCTGGTCGTACCAAAAGGCCACCCGGGATTGCTGCGGAATGACCAAACACCCCAGCACTTTGTATGGCCGCTTACCAACGGTGAACAGATCGCCCACACTGGCCCGGATGAAGCCGTGCTCTGGCTGGCAGGCGATACCGTCACCAAAGCGGCTGTTGCCACGCTGCTGGAACACGAATTGAAAGCCGTACTGCCAAAAAACGTGATCTCCGTAGACGTACACCTGCGCGAAGAAGTTCTTGAAGGGCCTTACTACCATTACGTGCACGGCCTGAAAAAGCACCTGGGCAACTGCCAGCGCATCGCCCACGGCCATCGCTCGCCCATTTGCATCCATCGCAACGAACAGCGAGACACAGCTCTGGAAGCGCTCTGGGCCAAACTCTGGAAAGACACCTACGTGGGCACCGAAGAAGACGTCAGCCGCCGCTTTGTAGACGACCATGGCACCGAATACATCCACTTCGAATACGAAGCCAACCAGGGCGAGTTCGCCTTAACCCTACCCGCCAGCCGCGTATACATGATGGACACAGACACCACGGTGGAACTGATCGCCGGGCACATCGCCGATCAGCTGAAGCAGGAGTTTCCTGAAGATTCGATTCGGGTGAAGGCCTATGAGGGTGTTGGGAAAGGGGGCATGGCGTCGCGATGA